The following are encoded in a window of Carya illinoinensis cultivar Pawnee chromosome 15, C.illinoinensisPawnee_v1, whole genome shotgun sequence genomic DNA:
- the LOC122296877 gene encoding uncharacterized protein LOC122296877 — protein MRHPADSEAWKTFDQANPRFARDARNVRLGLASDGFNPFNNLAKPYSIWPVILVPYNLPPWLCMKDMFFMTSLIIPGPKSPGNDIDVYLQPLIDELLELWEHGVPTFDASTKEMFMLHAALLWTINDFPAYGNLSGWSTKGKLACPSCNASTDFNWLKYGRKHCYMGHRRLLLTYHMWRTRKALFNGKEDIRMPPTMVEGADLLTQLQMLGDIHFGKSRRKRKRTTEEFNWIKKSIFFKLPYWSTLGLRHNLDVMHVEKNISKNILGTFMNIPGKTKDNANSRCDLEILGFRKELHLKREGERVIMPHASYTLHGDERNKFCEWLAEVKFPDGSLFKELCARTLDVHRLSKLQVDIVTILCKLEMIFPPSFFDVMVHLAVHLPREAIFGGPVQYRWMYPFERYMGKFKWYVKNKARPEGSIAEAWVHIECLTFCFMYLQDVEMKFNRADHNIDSVEEETIDGFKIFNQKLCPLGMANNVQLEVELHTAAIWEHYDKCRVSNPNFVDRMHQTEFPIWFKQRVLDQRNNNPLEVSQDLYALACGPDRWVASYAACIINDKRFHTKSREIRRHSQNSGVLVTSDQATDNVDFYDIINDVVELHYMGGRRVYLFSCDWFDVGDKKRGASQYFYIRDIRVKGNWYVVQKYNNRNVYDIPLVQRVLDSNDGESSDDDAYQENESPYDYPLLHCDACPVSTPLSRIDIEPTHIDARDHMELGGPRRNSPDFIDDGMVPSGSGDAYGDWEDSDEDDPSTEEESDSE, from the exons ATGagacatcctgctgactctgaAGCCTGGAAGACATTTGATCAAGCTAACCCTAGATTTGCACGGGATGCTCGCAATGTTAGGCTCGGTTTGGCAAGCGACGGATTTAATCCCTTCAATAATCTGGCTAAACcttatagcatttggccagtgatTCTTGTCCCGTATAACTTACCACcgtggttatgcatgaaagacatGTTCTTCATGACATCCCTCATTATCCCTGGCCCAAAATCACCAGGGAATGATATTGATGTTTATTTGCAACCATTAATTGATGAGTTACTTGAACTTTGGGAACATGGGGTACCTACATTTGATGCATCTACTAAGGAAATGTTCATGTTACATGCTGCCTTATTGTGGACAATCAACGACTTTCCCGCATATGGAAATCTATCTGGGTGGTCAACAAAAGGGAAACTGGCATGTCCGTCTTGCAATGCAAGTACAGATTTCAACTGGTTGAAATATGGCAGAAAACATTGTTACATGGGACATCGACGTCTCTTACTGACATATCACATGTGGCGAACGAGAAAAGCCTTGTTCAACGGTAAAGAAGATATTCGCATGCCACCAACTATGGTTGAAGGAGCGGATCTTTTAACTCAACTACAAATGCTTGGAGATATTCACTTTGGAAAATCTCGTAGGAAGAGAAAACGCACTACGGAAGAGTTTAACTGGATAAAGAAAAGCATCTTTTTCAAACTACCTTATTGGTCAACTTTGGGGCttagacataatctagatgttatgcatgttgagaagaatatttctaAGAACATATTGGGCACTTTTATGAACATTCCCGGCAAGACAAAAGATAACGCTAATTCCCGGTGTGACTTAGAGATCTTGGGCTTCAGAAAGGAATTACATTTGAAACGTGAAGGTGAACGTGTTATAATGCCACATGCATCATACACATTACATGGAGATGAAAGGAATAAATTCTGTGAGTGGCTTGCTGAGGTTAAATTTCCAGATGG TAGTTTGTTCAAAGAGTTGTGCGCCCGAACATTAGATGTGCATCGCCTATCTAAGCTTCAAGTTGATATCGTCACCATTCTATGCAAACTagagatgatattccctccatcGTTTTTCGATGTTATGGTCCACCTAGCTGTACACTTACCCCGTGAGGCTATTTTCGGAGGTCCAGTTCAATATCGGTGGATGTACCCATTTGAGAGGTATATGGGCAAATTCAAgtggtatgttaagaataaagcacgtccagaaggttcaatagcAGAAGCCTGGGTTCATATCGAGTGTTTGACATTTTGCTTCATGTATCTCCAAGATGTTGAGATGAAGTTTAATCGAGCAGATCACAACATTGATAGTGTTGAAGAGGAGACTATAGATgggttcaaaattttcaaccagaaacTTTGTCCTTTGGGTATGGCTAATAATGTGCAATTAGAAGTTGAACTCCATACAGCAGCCATTTG GGAACACTACGACAAATGCAGGGTGTCAAACCCAAATTTTGTAGATCGCATGCACCAAACTGAGTTTCCAATTTGGTTCAAGCAACGT GTTTTGGACCAGCGTAACAACAATCCACTTGAGGTGTCTCAAGATTTGTATGCGTTAGCTTGCGGTCCTGACCGTTGGGTTGCATCATATGCTGCCTGCATTATAAATGATAAACGGTTCCATACGAAGTCTCGTGAAATTCGCCGGCATTCACAAAATTCTGGGGTATTAGTAACTAGTGACCAAGCTACTGATAATGTAGACTTTTATGATATTATCAATGATGTTGTGGAGTTACACTACATGGGAGGTCGTAGAGTGTACTTGTTcagttgtgattggtttgatgttggAGATAAGAAACGGGGG GCTTCCCAGTATTTTTACATTAGGGATATAAGGGTGAAAGGGAATTGGTATGTTGTGCAGAAGTACAATAATAGGAATGTGTATGACATTCCTCTAGTGCAGAGGGTTTTAGATAGTAATGATGGCGAATCAAGTGACGATGATGCCTATCAAGAGAATGAGTCCCCATATGACTATccacttttgcattgtgatgcatgtccagtgtcaactccacttAGTAGGATTGATATAGAACCTACCCATATTGATGCACGAGACCACATGGAGCTGGGTGGTCCACGCAGAAATTCACctgattttattgatgatggcaTGGTTCCATCTGGttctggagatgcttatggtgaTTGGGAAGATTCAGATGAGGACGACCCATCCACCGAGGAAGAGTCTGACTCAGAATAA